The segment AATGATCTATGATGATTGTATAACAGGAATGGAACTGCCATAAGCGAGAATATGACCTATAATATTTTGGAATATCAGCAAATAATGTCGCAATCCGTTTTGCCTGTTTTTGGCCTCACGGAAAAGAAAGTGAAACTGGAAGCTTTTGGAAGCGGCCTGATCAACAGCACCTGGAAAGTAACCACCACATCAGATGAATATATTCTGCAACGGTTAAATCATTTAGTATTTAGTGAGCCGGAAGATATTGCCTACAACATCAGTTTAATTGCAACTTATCTCAAACAATACTATCCTGATTATTCATTTGCTGCGCCCATAACTGCTGAAGATGGGGCTTCACTGGTTTACCTGGAGAACGAAGGTTTTTTTCGGATGTTTCCGTTTGTAAAAGGTTCATATGCAAAAGAAGTGGTAGAAACGGCAACGGAAGCGTATGAAGCAGCTGTACAGTTTGGACGGTTCACGCATTTGTTAAGTGGGCTTGATGCAACGAAACTGAAAATTACCATTCCTTCGTTTCATGATCTTTCGTTGCGTTACCGTCAGTTCATGCTGGCGTTGGAAAACGGGAATGCTGAACGTATTATTGAAGCCGATGCGTTGATAAAGAAAGTGATGGATAACAGGGCCATTGCAGAACAATATCAACAGATCAAAACCAATCCTGACTGCAAGCTGCGTGTTACACATCACGATACAAAGATCAGTAATGTGTTATTCAATAAAGATGGTAATGGATTGTGTGTGATTGATCTTGATACGGTGATGCCAGGCCATTTCATCAGTGATGTGGGCGATATGATGCGTACCTATTTATCACCTGTTAGTGAAGAAGAAAGTGATTTCAGTAAAATTGAGATACGTGCATCAATTTTTGAGGCAATTGTACAAGGCTATTACAGTGAAATGAAAGCTGATCTTACGGAAACAGAAAAACAACTCTTTTTTTATGCTGGTAAATTCATGATCTACATGCAGGCGATCCGTTTCTTAACTGATTACCTGAATGATGATGTGTATTATGGTGCACGATACGAAAAACATAATTTCATAAGGGCATCCAACCAATTGGTGCTGCTTGAAAAACTTATTGCAAAAGAAAACGAATTAGTTCCTTTGATCAACCGGATTCTTTCAACCAATGAATAAGAAAATCCCCCGCAACTACGGGGGATTTTCTTATTACTTATGCTTTTGCTTCCTGCAATTTTACCCGAACGATCAATAAGGTTACTGCAACAATACAAAGTATACTTTCGATCATCAACCATTGCTGACCAAAAGCGCCCAACGGTCCTTCCAGCGAAATGGTCATCAGTCTTGATAAAGCATAGCTTCCCCAGAGAATTGCTGCGAATGCCAACCCTTTGGTATGATCTTTAAATGCGAGATACATTAAGCTGATGAAGATCGTTAATCCAACACCACCGTATACTCCACGAATAGAACTGAAGGCATCGTTGTTGGTCAACTTTACCTGTACCAGGTCCATTACGGCTTGCGGGTTTTGAAAAGCCATAAGGCTCACCATTAAAATAGCAAAAGCTGAAAAGCCGATGAGTGTTGCAGAAGAAATGCGTAAAAGTTTGTGCTGTTTCATGTGTTTATTTTTTTAGAATACAAAAATCGAAACAGCACATAACCTGGTTCTTGGTGTTTGCCAAGATTTTCGGATGATCCTTCGATCAGGCTGCAAAAGATTGATTACCGCTTTTGAAAATCCTTGCTTTTAATTCTTCACTTGGCTGCAATTGAAACGCAGCTGCATCGCACAATGCCTGCCAGAATGAATAGGGCTGATGCATACATCCACGATAGGTGTAACAATTGCTGCAGGCATTTGTGCTGCACTGATCTTCCGCAACGGGTTCCCCGTTTTTTAAAGGTTGTTTTTCGGCCATGATAAATAAGGTTAGATGATAAGGTTTAAATAACAGTACAAACATAACCTCACGTACCACCAATACAAACATCCAGTGGCATGAAATGGAAAAATAAGCGCATGAATTGTTTTGATTACCTGCCATCAGTAATGTGGCGAAGAATATTTTCCGGTATTGCAATTCATCATCCTAAAAATACAATTCATGCAAAGCCTGTTATGGAATGCAGTTGTACCCAAACATCTTTGCTATCCAAAACCTTATTATCATGAAGCGATTTAAAAAAATTGCGAAGTGGACAGGCTTTATTCTGCTGTTCATTATCGTTGCACTTACAGCTTTAACCGCCACCCGACAGGACCTTCGTTTTGAAGCACCTTATCCCAACATTAAAGCATCAACAGACAGTACAGTTATTGCACAGGGAAAACATCTTGTTTACAGTATGGCGCATTGCGCCGATTGCCACAGTAATCAAAATACCGATTCGTTGGCACAGCTTGGTATTGAACCTACATTGAGTGGCGGCCGCAAATTTGCTTTCGAACTTGGAAATTTTTACAGCAGAAATATTACAGCCGATGAAGAAACAGGTATTGGTAAGTTAACTGATGCTGAGATTGCACGTACATTATACTACGGCGTTAACTCTAAAGGCCAGGCTATGATCGACTTTATGCCTTTTCATAACGTAAGTGAAGAGCATATGACAGCGATCATTTCTTACCTGCGTACACTCAAGCCTGTAAAGAATGTTGTACCGGAAAATGAATACAGCACCTTAGGAAAAGTTTTGAAAGCGTTTTTAGTAAAACCTGTTGGCCCCAAGGGCACAATTCCAAAAACAGTAACACCTGATACAACGGCTGCTTATGGTAATTACATTGTAAACAATGTGGCCAATTGTGCAGGTTGTCATACACTACGTGGCCCAACCGGAGATTATATTGGCGAACCGCTTGCAGGTGGTAATGCATTTGTTGAACCTGGATTGGATACATTAACACCTCCTAATCTTACACCACATCCTGAAAGCCGCATCTATGGCTGGAGCAAACAGAATTTTATTGATCGTGTTCGTATGGGCAAACTCATCAAGCATAGTCACATGCCATGGAATTCGTATAAGAAAATGACTGATGATGAATTGACAGCGATCTATAATTATCTGCAATCGGTAAAGCCAGCTAAAACTTCAGTTGAAAAAAAATAAAACAACTAATCATGAACAAACATCTTCTTATTGCAGCTTTGTTTTTATTGCCGTTGATGACGCAGTCGCAGATCGGCAATGTATTGAACCGGGCAAAAGCAAAAGTAAACCAGCGTGTCAATAACAAAATTGACAAAGGGATTGATGAAGCATTGGATGAAGTGGAAGGGAAAGGCAAACCAAAGCCGGCTGCCAATAACACAACCGATGCAACAGCTCCTTCATCAAAAAAGAAGGTTGGTTACGCAAGCAGTTTCGATTTTATTCCCGGAGAAAAATTATTATACACCGAAGATTTTTCGCAGGATGTAATTGGTGAATTACCGCTTAACTGGAATACGACCGGCAAAGGAGAAGTGGTAACTGTAGATGGCTTGAGTGGCAAGTGGACAAAGATGTACCAGAACTCTTTTTACCTCACCGGTAATAAAACCGAGTTCCCGAAAAACTTTACTGTTGAATTTGATCTGTTGCTGGCCTTCAACTATAAAAGCTATACGTTGCCGTTGGTTACGTTTGGTATGCTGGCAAGTAGCGATCTGGCAACAACAGAAAATGAGTTGATGACCAATTACAGCAAATACCAATCAACAGAAGTAATGCTGCGTCCGGGTTATAAGAGTACGCCCAGTTATGCAACCGTAAAAAGTTTTATTGAACGGAAAGATTATTACAAAAGCGCCGACCAGGAACTCAATAGCTTCGATGATAATTATAATAAAGTAATACATATCGCCATGCAGATGCAGGAAAGCCGCTTACGTATCTGGATCAACAGCGAAAAGGTATTTGATATACCAAAGGCTTTGGTAACACAATACATGTTTAATCAGCTTTTCTTTAAGATCCATAATTCAGGCTATAAAGAAAGTGAAATTGGTTTTTATCTCGGCAATATTAAGGTGGCAACAGGTATTCCTGATACAAGACATAAACTGATGGAAGAAGGAAAATTCTCTACAACAGGTATTCTTTTTAATGTGAACGAAGCAACACTACAGCCGGCATCTTATGGTGTGATCCGTGAAATTGCGGCGGTATTAAAAGCAAATCCATCGGTACGCATCAGTATCACAGGGCACACAGACAGTGATGGTGCAGATGCAGCCAATCTCAGCCTTTCGCAAAAAAGAGCAGCCACTGTAAAAGATGTATTGGTGAATGAATTTGCAATTGATGCAGCAAGAATGGAAACAGATGGTAAAGGCGAAAGCAAACCGGTTGCCGATAATAAAACCAAAGAAGGGAAAGCCGCTAACCGCAGAGTAGAGTTTGTAAAACTATAAATGTATTTTTTATGGAACTGAAAATATTGGTCTTCTTAAATCTGCTGATCTATAGTGTAATCGTAAGTCAGTCATTTATGTACATGATCGCATTGCGTAATGTGCAGGAAAGTATGGGAGCAGCGTCTTACATAGAAATCAGGAAGCTGCTTGATAAGAACTTCCTCAAAAAATTTAAGCCCGTTGTTTATTCTGCATTAGTGCTTGGCCTTGCATTGGTAGCGGCAGCTTCATTTCAGTCATCAGCAATCATAAAAATCGGTAGTGCGCTTGCGTTTGCAGGATTAATAGCAGATGTTGTAATGATCCTGAAAGGCGATATGCCTATTAACCGCATCATCAATAGTTGGACGCTGGAAACCTTCCCGGCTAATTGGGTGGAATACCGAAGTAAATGGCTGTATTGGTTTTCGTGGAGACAGTTTGCCAACATCAGTGGATTTATTGCGTTGTTGATTGCAGCAGTATTCGGATAAACAATTCATCCTGCATTTTTTTCAATTCAATCATCAGTTGCTTGCCTTGGTTTATTGTGTGATTTAGTTTGCAGCTCAATTAAACCTTATCAAATATGAAAAGAACATTACTGGTTGCAGGTATTGTTGCTGTAGGAATTATTGCGTTTGTGAGTTCCTGTACCAATACTTCTGCAAGTGAAGAAGTTAACAAGAAGCCACTTACAAATGCACAGCTCATTAAACGTGGTGAGTACTTAGTAAGTGCCGTTGGTTGTGATGATTGTCATTCGCCCAAAATTATGGGTCCCGGTGAACCGGAAATTATTCCTGAACTGCGTTTCTCTGGTTATCCATCAGCAAGACCTCTGCAAAAAGCCGATAGTAATGTGGTGAAAAGCGGATGGGGTTTAGTTGGCAGCGATCTTACTGCATGGGTTGGACCATGGGGAATGTCGTTTGCAGCAAATATCAGCAGTGATGCAACCGGTATTGGTAACTGGACAGAAGCACAATTCTTTAAAGCGCTACGTGAAGGGAAATATAAAGGACTCGATAACAGTCGGCCGTTGCTGCCACCTATGCCTTGGTTTGTGTATAAGAATTTCAGCGATGAAGACATCAGAGCAATTTTTGCTTTCCTGAAATCAACCAAGCCTGTTGAGAATGTTGTACCGGCACCGGTTCCGTTTACAGCTTTGAAAAATTAATACGCATTAAGATTGTTTAGTGTTTAGGTATAATTACCTGCCCGGCGGGTTCTCCCGTCGGGCTTTTTATTTACAACAATGAAAAAGAAAAAACTGCTTTACTTATTACAGATAGCGCTTCTGTTTGGCTTTATATATAACCCGTGGACAAAATTTCCGTATACATTTTTACTGTTGAGTTTGTTTGTACTGTTGATCAGTTATGTTGAAGACGGTGATCTTTCTGCAGTTGGGTTAAATGCCAGGGGAAGTTTGTTTAAAATAATTCTGCAGGCTGCAGGATTATTTTTGATCATAGAACCGGTAATGGATTTTATTGTACAGCCAATAATGAACAGACTAGCGCAGGATGTACCGGATTTTAGTTCTTTTCAATCAATTGAAAACAACACGGGTAAGTATCTGAAATACCTTACTTATATCTGGATCAGTGCTGCGTTTGGCGAAGAATTATTTTTTCGTGGTTTTCTCAACAGCCGATTTTCTGAATTATTTTCTGGTTTACGTGGTAACGTTGTACTTACAGCGATCAGTTCTTCACTTTTATTTGCAGCTCCGCATTTATACCAGGGCCTGTCAGGTTTGGTCATGACGTTTTTGTTTGGCCTTGTCTTCTTCTTTATCTACAGAAAGTTTGGCTACAATTTGTGGATCACTATTCTGCTGCACGGTTTCGTTGATACGTTTTTTATTACACTGGCTTATACGGGCAACCTGTCGTACTATAAAATTCCTGACTCCTTATTTATATAATAGCTATTTCTAACTTATGCTTTCACACATCACTTTTAAGAAATACCGATCGTTGCGAACTCACCCATTTATGTGGTTGCTTCGCTATGCGCTGCTTTTATCTTTACCATCGTTTATGAAAAAAGCAATACAGGTTTTTGTCTTTTTATTTTCTTTTGGAAGCGTGTATGCCCAATCAAACGGAGCAGACGGTTCTTCTTTATTTAGTGCAGAACAATTGCGTGCAGATCTTGATTCACTTCATAGCTGGGTACTTTCTTCTCACCCAAAACTGTACAGTAATGCTGACAGCATGGCAACAGAAAAAAAGTGGCAGCAAGTACGGAGTGAATTAAAAAGCAGCATGTCCCGTTCGGCATTTATGAAAATACTTGCTCCTTTGCTGGCCCAGTATAATGATGCTCATACGTTTGTTGAAACTGATTTTGAAAGTCCGGATCTGCTGGTATTTAAAGCAAATGGCGGTCGTTTTCTTTCTTATGAAGTAACCATAGAGGGAAATGAAGTTTGGGTTAAAAAGGATATTGATTCACTTGTACAGGTTAAACCCGGCAGCCGCATTTTATCCATCAACGATAAACCAATACAGGAAATTATAACCGAGTTGTACAATGCCATGTCGGGTGATTACAAAGCGAATCGTCTTGCAAGTGTGTCACGGTTATTTGGATTTCTATTGTGGAATCAATACAGTTGGTCGGCACCATTCTCCATTCAATTAAAAGAACCTGATGGAGCGGTAAGAAGTATAAAATCGTCTGCAGTTTCAGTTGATGATTATCTCAAGAATTTATTTCCTTCACCTTTATGGACGATGGATATTTATCCCGACGAAAATTTAGCTGTTATTGAATGCAGAAGTTATTCGGGTAATATGGAGCGCATCCGTGAAAAGCTGGATTCATTTTTTACCATCATCAAACAAAAAAATATTCAGCATGTAGCGCTTGATCTGCGCAGGAATGGTGGTGGTAATTCAGCGATCGGCACCTTGTTTTTATCTTATCTCACCCAAAAGCCGTTGATATCGGTTAATTCAAAATCATTTCGTGAATCAAAACGATTACATGAATTACCTGCAGACTTTTGGCTGAAGAAGCAGTTTGATAATGCGTTAAAAACCTGGAAAAGAGATGGAGAATTTCTTACCACTTATTTTGAGTCAGACAGTCCGCCTGCATTAGCAAAGCCCGAGTTGTTTTTTAGAGGTCAGTTTTATTTACTTACCAGTGCCCGCACTTATTCATCGGCACACATGACGGCCATGCAGGTGAAATGTTCGAACCTGGGAGTGATCATTGGTCAGCCAACAGGCGAGCAAATTGATCTTACGGGAGAGATACTCAGCAGTAAATTACCCAACACAAATATCTTGGTGTATATCCCCACAGCTAGGTTTACTGCTTCCTGTAAATGGAAAGAAAAGATGGGTGTGCAGCCGGATCATATTGTTGCATTTGATCCAAAGCATTTAACACATGCTGTCGATACAGAAATTGCTTACCTCAAGCAACTCATCAAAACAAAAAAGTGATTTTCCCCCGACAGATCATGCAATGAAATATGCAGTTCATGCATGTGCAATTAGTGAAGGCCTTTAGTGTGGATTAAGTTTGTTCATCATTATAAACCTTATCAATTTATTCTACCATGAACAAACAACTTAATGCGGGTAACGGAAAAAAAATCCTGTTTGCCTCAGTTCCTGCCGATGGGCATTTCAATCCACTTACAGGGTTGGCTAAACACCTGCAATCACTCGGGTATGAAGTGCGCTGGTACACTTCATCGCACTATGCACCTAAATTAAAAAAGCTAGGCATTCCTCACTATCCATTTGTGAAGGCAATGGATGTTACTGCCGATACTGTAGATGAAATATTTCCTGAACGTGCTAAGATCAAGAACAAAATCAAAAAGCTTAATTATGATTTCATGAATTATTTCATTCTTCGTGCACCTGAATATTACGAGGATATAAAAAACATTTACAAAGATTTTAAATTTGACCTGTTTGTTGCGGATGTGTTATTTACAGGTATCCCATTTGTAAATGATCTCATGGATATTCCCGTTTTTTCTATGGGTATCGTTCCATTGATGCAAACTTCAAAAGATCTGCCACCTGCAGGTTTGGGGTTAACACCAGGCACTACATGGCTTAGTAAAGTAAGAGACAGCATCCTTCGCTTTATGGCTGAAAATATTTTATTCAGCAAGTCAGATAAGCTGATGAAAAAAATACTGGATGGATATTTTATTGATCATGATAATAAATTTCTCTTCGATCTTGGGATCAACAAGGCAACTTACTATTTGCAAAGCGGAACACCGGGTTTTGAATACAAGCGTAGCGATATGCTGGAAAATATCCGGTTTATTGGATCGCTGTTGCCATACAGCAGCAATCAAAACAAAGAGCAGTGGTTCGATGAACGCCTGAATCAATACAAACGTGTAGTGCTTGTAACACAGGGAACGGTAGAAAAAGACATCAATAAATTATTAATTCCAACTATTGAAGCATTTAAACATACAGACACGTTGGTGGTAGTTACAACCGGCGGATCACAAACGAATGAGTTGCGTGCAAAATATCCGT is part of the Lacibacter sediminis genome and harbors:
- a CDS encoding OmpA family protein, whose protein sequence is MNKHLLIAALFLLPLMTQSQIGNVLNRAKAKVNQRVNNKIDKGIDEALDEVEGKGKPKPAANNTTDATAPSSKKKVGYASSFDFIPGEKLLYTEDFSQDVIGELPLNWNTTGKGEVVTVDGLSGKWTKMYQNSFYLTGNKTEFPKNFTVEFDLLLAFNYKSYTLPLVTFGMLASSDLATTENELMTNYSKYQSTEVMLRPGYKSTPSYATVKSFIERKDYYKSADQELNSFDDNYNKVIHIAMQMQESRLRIWINSEKVFDIPKALVTQYMFNQLFFKIHNSGYKESEIGFYLGNIKVATGIPDTRHKLMEEGKFSTTGILFNVNEATLQPASYGVIREIAAVLKANPSVRISITGHTDSDGADAANLSLSQKRAATVKDVLVNEFAIDAARMETDGKGESKPVADNKTKEGKAANRRVEFVKL
- a CDS encoding glycosyltransferase; its protein translation is MNKQLNAGNGKKILFASVPADGHFNPLTGLAKHLQSLGYEVRWYTSSHYAPKLKKLGIPHYPFVKAMDVTADTVDEIFPERAKIKNKIKKLNYDFMNYFILRAPEYYEDIKNIYKDFKFDLFVADVLFTGIPFVNDLMDIPVFSMGIVPLMQTSKDLPPAGLGLTPGTTWLSKVRDSILRFMAENILFSKSDKLMKKILDGYFIDHDNKFLFDLGINKATYYLQSGTPGFEYKRSDMLENIRFIGSLLPYSSNQNKEQWFDERLNQYKRVVLVTQGTVEKDINKLLIPTIEAFKHTDTLVVVTTGGSQTNELRAKYPYSNIIIEDFIAFNDIMPYADVYVTNGGYGGVMLAIENRVPMVAAGVHEGKNEICARVGYFKIGIDLKTELPKAEQIRKAVDEVTGTDQYKINIQDLADEFQQYDANGLFANLVAEVLQPANDLSISNKYSEKIF
- a CDS encoding DUF4345 domain-containing protein, with amino-acid sequence MKQHKLLRISSATLIGFSAFAILMVSLMAFQNPQAVMDLVQVKLTNNDAFSSIRGVYGGVGLTIFISLMYLAFKDHTKGLAFAAILWGSYALSRLMTISLEGPLGAFGQQWLMIESILCIVAVTLLIVRVKLQEAKA
- a CDS encoding S41 family peptidase, giving the protein MKKAIQVFVFLFSFGSVYAQSNGADGSSLFSAEQLRADLDSLHSWVLSSHPKLYSNADSMATEKKWQQVRSELKSSMSRSAFMKILAPLLAQYNDAHTFVETDFESPDLLVFKANGGRFLSYEVTIEGNEVWVKKDIDSLVQVKPGSRILSINDKPIQEIITELYNAMSGDYKANRLASVSRLFGFLLWNQYSWSAPFSIQLKEPDGAVRSIKSSAVSVDDYLKNLFPSPLWTMDIYPDENLAVIECRSYSGNMERIREKLDSFFTIIKQKNIQHVALDLRRNGGGNSAIGTLFLSYLTQKPLISVNSKSFRESKRLHELPADFWLKKQFDNALKTWKRDGEFLTTYFESDSPPALAKPELFFRGQFYLLTSARTYSSAHMTAMQVKCSNLGVIIGQPTGEQIDLTGEILSSKLPNTNILVYIPTARFTASCKWKEKMGVQPDHIVAFDPKHLTHAVDTEIAYLKQLIKTKK
- a CDS encoding CPBP family intramembrane glutamic endopeptidase → MKKKKLLYLLQIALLFGFIYNPWTKFPYTFLLLSLFVLLISYVEDGDLSAVGLNARGSLFKIILQAAGLFLIIEPVMDFIVQPIMNRLAQDVPDFSSFQSIENNTGKYLKYLTYIWISAAFGEELFFRGFLNSRFSELFSGLRGNVVLTAISSSLLFAAPHLYQGLSGLVMTFLFGLVFFFIYRKFGYNLWITILLHGFVDTFFITLAYTGNLSYYKIPDSLFI
- a CDS encoding phosphotransferase enzyme family protein; protein product: MSQSVLPVFGLTEKKVKLEAFGSGLINSTWKVTTTSDEYILQRLNHLVFSEPEDIAYNISLIATYLKQYYPDYSFAAPITAEDGASLVYLENEGFFRMFPFVKGSYAKEVVETATEAYEAAVQFGRFTHLLSGLDATKLKITIPSFHDLSLRYRQFMLALENGNAERIIEADALIKKVMDNRAIAEQYQQIKTNPDCKLRVTHHDTKISNVLFNKDGNGLCVIDLDTVMPGHFISDVGDMMRTYLSPVSEEESDFSKIEIRASIFEAIVQGYYSEMKADLTETEKQLFFYAGKFMIYMQAIRFLTDYLNDDVYYGARYEKHNFIRASNQLVLLEKLIAKENELVPLINRILSTNE
- a CDS encoding c-type cytochrome; translated protein: MKRFKKIAKWTGFILLFIIVALTALTATRQDLRFEAPYPNIKASTDSTVIAQGKHLVYSMAHCADCHSNQNTDSLAQLGIEPTLSGGRKFAFELGNFYSRNITADEETGIGKLTDAEIARTLYYGVNSKGQAMIDFMPFHNVSEEHMTAIISYLRTLKPVKNVVPENEYSTLGKVLKAFLVKPVGPKGTIPKTVTPDTTAAYGNYIVNNVANCAGCHTLRGPTGDYIGEPLAGGNAFVEPGLDTLTPPNLTPHPESRIYGWSKQNFIDRVRMGKLIKHSHMPWNSYKKMTDDELTAIYNYLQSVKPAKTSVEKK
- a CDS encoding c-type cytochrome; the protein is MKRTLLVAGIVAVGIIAFVSSCTNTSASEEVNKKPLTNAQLIKRGEYLVSAVGCDDCHSPKIMGPGEPEIIPELRFSGYPSARPLQKADSNVVKSGWGLVGSDLTAWVGPWGMSFAANISSDATGIGNWTEAQFFKALREGKYKGLDNSRPLLPPMPWFVYKNFSDEDIRAIFAFLKSTKPVENVVPAPVPFTALKN